A portion of the Shewanella sp. SNU WT4 genome contains these proteins:
- the serB gene encoding phosphoserine phosphatase SerB — MDLAPKIAPSYAHFDELFSQMRLRSGPVSVHNEGAILPCVRWVFPRSWLSDVAMITKLCHWAHGFDSLSIAPLVRPGDYVGLEFAGAPLESIYQSLQWDNSESLIIHSPLPQLSEAGLLVMDMDSTAIAIECIDELAAMAGVGAEVAAVTELAMQGELDFEQSLQRRVKLLAGADERIITDLCQRLPLTPGLAVMCQTLKDNGWKLVLASGGFTPFVSVLQHKLGLDDAYANQLEIINGKLTGQVLGEIVDANYKASVLTQCAQRWHIAQGQRLAIGDGANDIPMLQASDFGIAFHAKPKLQSVAAAKINRLDLQTLLFWLQA, encoded by the coding sequence ATGGATCTAGCCCCAAAAATTGCTCCTAGTTACGCCCATTTTGATGAGCTATTTAGCCAGATGCGTTTAAGATCTGGACCTGTGTCTGTGCATAATGAAGGCGCCATTTTACCTTGTGTGCGCTGGGTGTTTCCGCGCTCTTGGCTATCAGATGTCGCTATGATCACTAAGCTGTGCCACTGGGCTCATGGCTTTGACTCCTTATCTATTGCGCCGCTGGTAAGACCTGGGGACTATGTCGGCCTAGAGTTTGCTGGCGCGCCGCTTGAGTCCATTTATCAGTCACTGCAATGGGATAATAGCGAAAGCCTAATCATCCATTCACCGCTGCCACAGCTGAGTGAAGCGGGATTGTTAGTGATGGACATGGATTCTACCGCCATTGCCATTGAATGCATTGATGAGTTAGCGGCTATGGCTGGGGTTGGCGCAGAAGTCGCCGCAGTTACTGAGCTTGCCATGCAAGGTGAATTAGATTTTGAGCAAAGTTTACAGCGACGGGTTAAATTATTAGCGGGCGCAGATGAGCGCATTATTACTGACTTATGCCAGCGCTTACCTTTAACGCCTGGGTTAGCTGTAATGTGTCAAACCCTTAAAGACAATGGTTGGAAATTGGTACTCGCTTCAGGTGGTTTTACTCCGTTCGTAAGCGTCTTGCAGCATAAGTTGGGATTAGATGATGCTTATGCCAATCAGTTAGAAATCATAAATGGCAAGCTCACCGGGCAAGTGCTGGGGGAAATAGTTGATGCTAACTATAAAGCGTCGGTATTAACTCAATGCGCGCAGCGTTGGCACATAGCACAAGGGCAGCGCTTAGCCATAGGCGATGGCGCCAATGATATTCCTATGCTGCAAGCATCTGATTTCGGCATAGCCTTTCATGCTAAACCTAAACTGCAAAGCGTTGCTGCGGCCAAGATAAACCGCCTTGATTTACAAACCCTGCTATTTTGGTTGCAAGCATAA
- a CDS encoding phosphopentomutase: MKRTVILMLDSFGLGASADAVNFGDVGANTFGSIAKECAEGRANVGREGPLVLPNLSRLGLAYAAMESAGEFPMGFNGDHEVIGAYGHAEEISSGKDTPSGHWEMAGVPVLYEWGYFSDLTNSFPSELTDKILARAGLSGFLGNCHASGTDILDKLGEEHMRTGMPIFYTSADSVFQVACHEETFGLDNLLRLCEIAREELAPYNIGRVIARPFIGNKDAGFARTGNRRDYAVEPPAKTVLDKMKDAGGEVVSVGKIADIYAHCGITKKVKANGLEDLFDATLEEIKLAGDRTIIFTNFVDFDSHYGHRRDVAGYARALEYFDGRLPELLALLHDEDLLVLTADHGCDPTWKGSDHTREHVPVLVKGAGLVAGSLGRRKTFADIGQSIASYYELEPMAYGESFIHR; the protein is encoded by the coding sequence ATGAAACGTACAGTGATATTAATGCTCGACTCCTTTGGTTTAGGTGCGTCCGCCGACGCGGTAAACTTTGGTGATGTTGGGGCTAATACCTTTGGCTCGATTGCTAAAGAGTGCGCCGAAGGGCGCGCCAATGTTGGCCGTGAAGGTCCTTTGGTATTGCCAAACTTATCACGCTTAGGCTTAGCATATGCTGCCATGGAAAGTGCTGGTGAATTCCCAATGGGATTTAATGGCGACCATGAAGTCATAGGTGCTTATGGCCACGCTGAAGAAATCAGCTCTGGCAAAGACACCCCAAGCGGTCACTGGGAAATGGCAGGCGTACCTGTATTGTATGAGTGGGGATATTTCTCTGACTTAACTAATTCATTCCCATCAGAATTAACCGATAAAATTCTGGCCCGTGCCGGTTTATCTGGATTTTTAGGCAACTGTCACGCTTCTGGTACCGATATTTTAGATAAACTCGGTGAAGAACATATGCGCACTGGCATGCCTATTTTCTACACCTCGGCTGACTCAGTTTTCCAAGTGGCTTGCCATGAAGAAACCTTCGGTTTAGATAACTTATTGCGTCTGTGTGAAATCGCTCGTGAAGAGTTAGCTCCTTATAACATTGGCCGCGTTATTGCCCGCCCATTTATCGGTAATAAGGATGCAGGTTTTGCGCGTACCGGTAATCGCCGTGATTATGCGGTTGAGCCGCCAGCAAAAACTGTGCTGGATAAGATGAAAGACGCCGGTGGTGAAGTGGTGAGTGTCGGTAAAATTGCCGATATTTACGCCCATTGCGGTATCACCAAAAAAGTTAAAGCCAATGGCTTAGAAGACTTGTTTGATGCCACCCTTGAGGAAATCAAGCTGGCTGGTGATCGCACTATTATTTTCACTAACTTTGTCGATTTTGACTCGCATTATGGCCACAGACGCGATGTTGCTGGTTATGCCAGAGCATTAGAATACTTTGATGGTCGTTTGCCAGAATTATTGGCATTGCTGCACGATGAAGATTTATTAGTACTCACGGCCGATCATGGTTGTGATCCTACTTGGAAGGGATCGGATCACACTCGTGAACATGTGCCAGTACTAGTTAAAGGGGCTGGCTTAGTTGCTGGTTCACTTGGTAGACGTAAAACGTTTGCCGATATTGGTCAATCCATTGCTAGCTATTACGAGCTTGAGCCAATGGCATACGGTGAATCATTTATTCATCGCTAA
- a CDS encoding alpha/beta fold hydrolase, with the protein MSSISTNAKQQHCEHQNVSITHLEQQSHFLPFEDGALHVRSILAPEQVRADMPVVLLLHGAMSNGKVFYSDSGKGLGCYLARNGMAVYVMDTFGRGQSEPSLNRHNNPQQESVICQQLPLVHRWILQHHPEAKGVHWCAHSWGGVLMASSLVRMTDIAPRVLSLVCFGSKRTIKTQSLKKYLMVDLLWNRIAPRLARKHGYFDARHWRLGMDNESQASLLETIDWVAGPWIGHQDGFDYSEAAKRCTWPPAWFFAGARDTVLGNPRDVQDMMAECQLTQAKFTLLAKANGHSADYGHGDMLTSPLAISDHFPVLKDWWLELNAAANHSN; encoded by the coding sequence ATGAGCAGCATAAGCACTAACGCTAAGCAGCAACACTGCGAGCACCAAAACGTGAGCATTACTCATCTAGAGCAGCAGTCTCACTTCTTGCCCTTTGAAGATGGGGCGCTGCATGTCCGCTCGATACTGGCACCTGAGCAAGTGCGCGCCGATATGCCTGTGGTATTACTGCTTCATGGCGCCATGTCCAATGGCAAGGTGTTTTATAGTGATAGCGGTAAAGGCTTGGGCTGTTATCTGGCGCGTAATGGTATGGCCGTGTACGTCATGGATACCTTTGGGCGCGGGCAGAGCGAGCCCAGCCTTAATCGCCATAATAATCCGCAGCAAGAGTCAGTGATTTGCCAACAACTGCCATTGGTGCACCGATGGATATTGCAGCACCATCCAGAAGCTAAGGGCGTGCATTGGTGCGCGCATTCCTGGGGCGGGGTATTGATGGCAAGTAGCTTAGTGCGCATGACAGACATAGCGCCAAGGGTGTTATCTTTGGTATGTTTTGGCAGTAAACGCACCATTAAGACTCAGTCCTTGAAAAAGTACTTGATGGTTGATTTACTTTGGAACCGCATTGCGCCGCGATTAGCGCGTAAGCACGGCTACTTTGATGCGCGCCATTGGCGCCTTGGCATGGACAATGAAAGCCAAGCCTCGTTACTTGAAACTATTGACTGGGTTGCAGGCCCTTGGATTGGTCATCAAGATGGTTTTGATTACAGTGAAGCCGCCAAACGCTGCACTTGGCCGCCTGCATGGTTTTTTGCCGGCGCGCGCGATACTGTGCTAGGAAATCCTCGGGATGTACAAGACATGATGGCTGAATGCCAGTTAACTCAGGCTAAGTTTACCTTGCTTGCTAAAGCTAATGGTCATAGTGCGGATTATGGCCATGGTGACATGCTCACCTCGCCATTAGCTATCAGTGATCATTTCCCTGTGCTTAAAGATTGGTGGTTGGAGTTAAATGCCGCGGCTAATCATTCCAACTAA
- the deoD gene encoding purine-nucleoside phosphorylase produces the protein MATPHINAVDGAFAETVLFPGDPLRAKFIAETFLENVEQVTDVRNMLGFTGTYKGKRVSVMGSGMGIPSCSIYATELIKDYGVKNLIRVGTCGAISTDVKVRDVLIGMGACTDSQVNRLRFQNQDFAAIADYDLLSAVVDSAKARGTKVRVGNVFSADLFYTPNPSMFDTMEKMGILGVEMEAAGLYGVAHEFGARALCVVTVSDHIRTGEATTSDERQTSFNEMIEMTLEAVLTL, from the coding sequence ATGGCAACTCCACATATTAATGCAGTAGACGGCGCATTTGCAGAAACCGTATTGTTCCCAGGCGATCCACTGCGAGCCAAGTTTATCGCTGAAACATTTTTAGAAAATGTTGAGCAAGTGACTGACGTCCGTAACATGTTGGGCTTCACTGGTACCTATAAAGGTAAAAGAGTCTCTGTGATGGGTTCTGGCATGGGCATTCCATCTTGCTCTATCTATGCTACTGAACTGATTAAAGATTATGGCGTTAAGAACCTGATCCGTGTGGGTACTTGTGGCGCTATCAGCACTGACGTAAAAGTACGTGATGTATTAATCGGTATGGGTGCTTGTACTGATTCACAAGTTAACCGTTTACGTTTCCAAAACCAAGATTTCGCTGCGATTGCTGATTACGATTTGCTGAGCGCTGTGGTTGACTCTGCAAAAGCTCGTGGCACTAAAGTGCGCGTAGGTAACGTATTCTCGGCTGATCTGTTCTATACCCCAAATCCAAGCATGTTTGATACCATGGAAAAAATGGGTATTTTAGGCGTCGAAATGGAAGCGGCTGGCCTGTATGGCGTAGCTCATGAATTTGGTGCTCGTGCCCTGTGTGTTGTGACTGTATCTGATCACATCCGCACCGGTGAAGCGACTACTTCTGACGAGCGTCAAACCAGCTTCAACGAAATGATTGAAATGACTTTAGAAGCAGTATTAACTCTGTAA
- a CDS encoding AhpA/YtjB family protein, producing the protein MLHLKGLKKSHKFIRVVQIITALLLIFALVHLWQTSLLQGKQLLKAQSEKMARLLVQQAAQGAAPALQLQNDEQLQWLATSLVQDPKVHAVSIYSSEGHRLAFAQQLDNNIEKDAANLSDIAKEYPAYVEPVYQDEVHLGYVEAYLVQDSMLKQIEQAHNINMEQQEMMLLVAGLIGFLLSRALSFKRADYDRRRYKVRRYLKDKSDNNDSDGSDENP; encoded by the coding sequence GTGTTACATCTTAAAGGTTTGAAAAAAAGCCATAAATTTATCAGAGTGGTACAAATCATTACCGCTCTGCTATTAATTTTTGCCTTAGTTCACCTCTGGCAAACTAGCCTACTACAAGGCAAGCAATTGCTGAAAGCCCAATCAGAGAAGATGGCACGCCTCTTAGTTCAGCAAGCCGCACAAGGCGCGGCACCTGCGTTACAGTTACAAAATGATGAACAACTTCAATGGTTAGCGACCTCGTTAGTGCAAGATCCTAAGGTTCATGCGGTCAGCATATATAGCAGTGAAGGCCATCGCCTCGCCTTTGCGCAGCAGCTCGACAACAACATAGAAAAAGATGCTGCGAATTTAAGTGATATCGCTAAAGAGTATCCGGCCTATGTTGAACCCGTCTATCAAGATGAAGTGCATTTAGGTTACGTTGAGGCGTATTTAGTCCAAGATTCCATGCTTAAACAAATTGAACAGGCCCATAACATCAACATGGAACAGCAAGAAATGATGTTATTGGTGGCAGGCTTGATAGGTTTTTTACTATCGCGGGCGCTGTCGTTCAAACGCGCCGATTACGATAGGCGTAGATATAAAGTGAGGCGCTATCTAAAAGATAAAAGCGACAATAATGATAGCGATGGTAGTGACGAAAACCCATAA